The DNA window CCATCATGCGTTGATCGAACACGCCGTCGTGGTTGACCAGGCACTTCCACGGCGAGTTCCAGTTGCCGGCGATCCAGTTGACCATGAAGCCGCCGTAGCTGGCGCCCAACGCGCAGGCCTTGTCGCCATTGAGGAAGCTGTACTTCTGCTGCGCCGCGGCCCAGCCCTTCTGCAGATCCTCGAGCGGGCGATCCCCCCAGTGCTGGCTGATCGCATCGGTGAACGCCTGGCCGTAACCGGTGGAGCCGTGGAAATCGATCATCACCACCGCGTAGCCCTGGCCCGCGTAAGTCTGCGGGTTCCAGCGGTAGCTCCAGCCATTGCCGAAGCTGCCCTGCGGACCACCGTGGATCAGGAACGCCACCGGATACTTCTTGCCCGGCTGGTAGTTGTACGGCTTGACCACGTAGCCGTGCACGGTCTCGTTGTTCCAGCCCTTGAAGTTGAACTGCTCGAAGTCGCCGAACGCGACGTCCTTCAGCACCTCCTGCGCGCTGGGGGTGATCGCGCGCTCGGGCGCGCCGGCTTCCAGCGAGGTGGTGAACAGTTGGTCACCGCTCTTCAGCGAGTTGCGGGTAAAGGCGAGCGTGTTGCCGGCGATCTCGAACGCGGAAATGCTGCCGTTGCCGATCAGCTTTTCCGCCTTGCCGCTGGCGATGTCGACACGGAACAGCGGGTGTTCGCCCATGTCCTGCGCGGTGGTGTAGACGCTCTTGCCGTCCGCCGACAAGGTGATGCCGTCGGCCGAGCTGTCCCAGTTCGCGGCGATTTCGCGCGCGGCGCCGCCGTTGGCGTCCATCGCCATCAGCGCGAAGCGGTCGGCTTCAAAACCCGGGCGCTTCATCGCACGGTAGTACAGGGTCTTGCCGTCGGCGCTGAACACCGGGCCGGTATCCCAGGCGGGGTTGGCCGCGGTCAGATTGACCGGCGCGGCGCTGCCGTCGGCCTGCAGGCGATACAGATCGAAGTTGGTCGACCACGGCTCGCCCTTGGGCTGCACGCGCAGGCTGGCGACGATCGTCGCGCCGTCCGGCGACCAGGTGTATTCGTCCGAGCCACCAAACGGCTTGGACGGCGCGTCGCCATCGAGCGTGTCGGTCAGCGAGACAGCACTGGCCACGGTCTTGCCGGCCGCCGGCAATGCGGCGACGAACAAACGGCTGCGACGGCCATCGGCCCAGGTGTCCCAGTGGCGCACGAAGATGTTGTCGTAGACCACGCCGCTGGCCTTCCTGGCGGCCGTGGCGTCGAGCTTCTTCTGCGTGCAGGCGAAGTCGGCCTTGCAGTCGGCGAAGGTGTCGGCGCTGAACGCCACGCGGCTGCCATCGGGCGAGATGCGGTAGCTGCCGACATCCAGCACGAAGGCGGTCAGCTGGGTCGGTTCACCGCCCGAAGCGGCGATCGCGTACAGCTGCTGCGTGCCCGACTTGCCGCTGAGGAAGTACACCGTCTTGCCGTCCGGCGAGTAGCTCGGCGAGTTGACGTTCCAGCCTTCCGGGGTCAGGCGCTTGGGCGGGCCCATGTCGCGGGTCAACAGGTTGCGCGTCCACAGGCCGGTGCTGGCCTTGGTCAGCTCCTTGTCGATCTGGCGCTTGGCGAAGACCACATGGGCGCCGTCCGGCGAGAGCACCGGCGAAGACACCCGGTCGAGCGCGGCCATGTCGCGCACATCCAGACCGCGGGTGGCGGCCAGCGCCGGCAGCGTGGCGAGCAGGCAGAAAGGCAGAACAGCAAGTCGGAAGGTCATTCCGGGTATCTCCGGGCGTGCAGGAAAACCCCGATGTTAGGCCGTAACGCGCGGCCGGCGCAAAGGCGGGAGGTCACGGAACCACTCGCCCGCCGTGGCAGGACGCCTGAAACGACGAAGGCGACCTTGCGGTCGCCTTCGCCTGAGGTGCGTAACGGGGGGCGGCTTACGCCGCGCCTTCGCCGCGTTTGCCAGTGCGATACAGCCACAGGCCGACGAAGGCGAGCACGGCCAGGCCGACCCACTGCGCCCATGCGCCCAGGTTGACCGGCAGCGCCAGCACTTCCGGGTTGGTGGTGACCACGATCGGAATCGCGATGGCGATACCCATCAGCGCTTCGCCGGTGATCAGGCCGGCCGAGAACAGCACGCCCGGACGGTGCACGCGATCCTTGGCTTCCTCATCGTCCACGCGCACCTTGTGGAAGCGCTCGACG is part of the Pseudoxanthomonas indica genome and encodes:
- a CDS encoding alpha/beta hydrolase family protein yields the protein MTFRLAVLPFCLLATLPALAATRGLDVRDMAALDRVSSPVLSPDGAHVVFAKRQIDKELTKASTGLWTRNLLTRDMGPPKRLTPEGWNVNSPSYSPDGKTVYFLSGKSGTQQLYAIAASGGEPTQLTAFVLDVGSYRISPDGSRVAFSADTFADCKADFACTQKKLDATAARKASGVVYDNIFVRHWDTWADGRRSRLFVAALPAAGKTVASAVSLTDTLDGDAPSKPFGGSDEYTWSPDGATIVASLRVQPKGEPWSTNFDLYRLQADGSAAPVNLTAANPAWDTGPVFSADGKTLYYRAMKRPGFEADRFALMAMDANGGAAREIAANWDSSADGITLSADGKSVYTTAQDMGEHPLFRVDIASGKAEKLIGNGSISAFEIAGNTLAFTRNSLKSGDQLFTTSLEAGAPERAITPSAQEVLKDVAFGDFEQFNFKGWNNETVHGYVVKPYNYQPGKKYPVAFLIHGGPQGSFGNGWSYRWNPQTYAGQGYAVVMIDFHGSTGYGQAFTDAISQHWGDRPLEDLQKGWAAAQQKYSFLNGDKACALGASYGGFMVNWIAGNWNSPWKCLVNHDGVFDQRMMGYATEELWFTEWEQGGTPYAVAANYEKFNPVNHVKDWKKPMLVIHGQLDYRIPVEQGLAAFTANQRQGIESKFLYFPDENHWVLKPQNSLLWHDTVNAWLKQHIGE